The following are from one region of the Melospiza melodia melodia isolate bMelMel2 chromosome 14, bMelMel2.pri, whole genome shotgun sequence genome:
- the RAPGEF6 gene encoding rap guanine nucleotide exchange factor 6 isoform X13: MAFLVRCYANCLQPWASKLPADLTKMHLTDNPHPQVTHVPSSQSGCSIASDSGSSSLSDIYQATESEMGDVDLTGLPEAPVDSEDEEEEEDEDIDRTSDPLLGRDVVRECLEKEPADKTDDDIEQLLEFMHQLPAFANMTMSVRRELCSVMIFEVVEQAGAIILEDGQELDSWYVILNGTVEITYPDGKSESLCMGNSFGITPSLDKQYMNGVVRTKVDDCQFVCIAQQDYWRILNHVEKNTHKVEEEGEIVMVKEHRELDRSGTRKGHIVIKATPERLIMHLIEEHSIVDPTYIEDFLLTYRTFLTSPLEVGNKLLEWFTVDSLRDKVTRVVLLWVNNHFNDFEGDPAMTRFLEEFEKNLEDTKMKGHLRLLNIACAAKAKWRQITLQKPSRDSPLFFSLLGGSDKGFGIFVETVEIGSKAAEAGLKRGDQIMEVNGQNFENITFVKALEILKNNTHLSITVKTNIFVFKELLCRIGQEKNGIPHIPKIAEKKNNRYSIPDMPGDVEQMFPREKGNKKMKANTVSGGRNRIRKILDKTRFSILPPKLFSDGSVSQSQDDSIVGTRQCRHSLAIMPIPGTLSSSSPDLLQPTTSILDFSNPSAVGFYYIPDQVIRVFKADQQSCYIIISKDTTAKEVVSHAVHEFNLTGAPETYSLCEVSVSPEGVIKQRRLPDQFSKLADRIQLNGRYYLKNNMETETLCSDEDAQELLRESQISLLQLSTIEVATQLSMRDFELFRNIEPTEYIDDLYKLDSKTGNAHLKQFEDVINQETFWVAMEILAEPNQLKRMKIIKHFIKIALHCRECKNFNSMFAVISGLNLAPVARLRGTWEKLPSKYEKHLRDLQDLFDPSRNMAKYRNILSSQSMQPPIIPLFPVVKKDITFLHEGNDSKVDGLVNFEKLRMIAKEIRQVVRMTSANMDPAVMFRQRKKRWRSLGSLSQGSMNSNMLDVQGGAHKKRARRSSLLNAKKLYEDAQMARKVKQYLSNLSVETDEEKIQILSLQCEPAYSTLTKNLSERRGGKSSEMSPVPMRSIGQTTKAHQHQQNRMSQVLQVPTVNLYPSRKKGLTKDHVTFSTGSPQKSLSLSEEVSSSKKQTDDTMSMASSLHSSPPASPQGSPRKVGNIQRSDNCSQMNLSGSSSSLASETSNKNSGQRSYGIGYALIPSTKSDNFSDSSHSEISSRSSIVSNCSVDSMSAALQDERALSQSLLVVDSGGAERKEHPQALTDYGQPCPGWTITRPALIRGMAFTSSMSSEEISHEHITVEAADSGRGSWTSCSSSSHDNFQNIPNQKSWDLLSSYRHTQLDGPIAEVDAANYHSEEGYLYSEAFSKANRQSKASVELDQSRQSWASSSSLSDTYETNYGTIKRRGLENSSAEQTEALDSKAGADTTYKTVTSSTEKGLIVYCVTSPKKDDRYREPPPTPPGYMGISLADIKEGSPHHPHLKPPDYSVAVQRSKMLHSDLSRLPPDAAACVSSRMPQWHGRQPSSPRLAELPDADSEEDEDEQVSAV, encoded by the exons CTTCCAGCTGACCTTACCAAGATGCACCTGACGGACAATCCCCATCCCCAGGTGACGCACGTCCCCTCCAGCCAGTCCGGCTGCAGCATTGCCAGcgactctgggagcagcagcctctCGGATATCTATCAG GCTACAGAAAGTGAGATGGGAGATGTTGATTTAACGGGTCTTCCGGAAGCTCCTGTAGACTCtgaagatgaagaagaggaggaggatgaagacaTTGACAGAACTTCTGATCCACTTCTGGGGCGAGATGTTGTCCGAGAGTGCCTTGAGAAGGAGCCTGCAGATAAAACTGATGATGACATTG AGCAATTGTTGGAATTCATGCATCAACTCCCTGCCTTTGCCAACATGACCATGTCTGTGAGGAGAGAGCTGTGCTCAGTGATGATATTTGAAGTCGTGGAGCAAGCAGGAGCCATCATACTTGAGGATGGCCAGGAA ctTGATTCTTGGTATGTTATTTTAAATGGCACAGTAGAAATCACCTATCCTGATGGGAAGAGTGAGAGTCTCTGTATGGGAAATAGTTTTGGGATTACTCCCTCACTGGACAAACAGTACATGAATGGAGTGGTCAGAACCAAAGTAGATGATTGTCAG TTTGTGTGTATAGCCCAGCAAGACTACTGGAGGATTCTGAACCATGTAGAAAAAAACACTCACAAAGTGGAGGAAGAAGGAGAAATTGTGATGGTAaaggagcacagggagctggaTCGCAGTGGAACCAGGAAAGGACACATAGTTATCAAG GCAACACCCGAGAGACTCATCATGCACTTAATAGAGGAACATTCTATTGTGGATCCAACCTACATCGAAGATTTTCTTTTAACATACAGAACATTTCTAACAAGTCCCTTGGAAGTTGGAAATAAACTCTTGGAATGGTTCACAGTGGACAGCCTCAGGGATAAG GTTACCAGGGTAGTGttactgtgggtgaacaatcatTTTAATGACTTTGAAGGAGATCCTGCCATGACTCGATTCCTGGAAGAATTTGAAAAGAACTTGGAAGATACG AAAATGAAAGGCCATCTCAGATTGCTGAATATTGCCTGTGCTGCCAAAGCAAAATGGAGACAAATCACCCTGCAAAAACCTTCCAGAGATTCTCCCCTGTTTTTCAGCCTTCTTGGAGGCAGTGACAAAGGGTTTGGCATTTTTGTAGAGACTGTGGAGATAGGCAGCAAAGCAGCAGAAGCTGGACTTAAGCGTGGTGATCAG aTAATGGAAGTAAATGGACAGAATTTTGAGAACATTACCTTTGTAAAAGCTCTGGAAATCTTAAAGAATAACACACATCTCTCCATTACTGTAAAAACAAACATTTTTG TGTttaaggagctgctctgcaggataGGACAGGAGAAGAATGGAATCCCACATATTCCAAAAAttgcagaaaagaaaaacaaccgtTACTCTATCCCAGATATGCCTGGAGATGTGGAACAGATGTTTCCCcgtgaaaaaggaaacaagaaaatgaaagcaaacaCTGTGTCTGGTGGGAGAAACAGAATCAGGAAAATTTTAGACAAGACCCGTTTCAGCATCTTGCCTCCAAAACTGTTCAG CGACGGCAGCGTGAGCCAGTCTCAGGACGACAGCATCGTGGGGACGCGGCAGTGCCGCCACAGCCTGGCCATcatgcccatccctggcaccctttCCTCCAGCAGCCCTGACCTGCTGCAGCCCACAACCAGCATTCTGGATTTCTCTAACCCTTCAG CTGTTGGCTTTTACT ATATTCCAGATCAAGTGATCCGAGTCTTCAAAGCAGATCAGCAGAGCTGTTACATCATCATCAGCAAAGACACTACAGCAAAGGAGGTGGTGAGTCATGCTGTCCACGAGTTCAACCTGACAGGAGCCCCTGAGACCTATTCCCTGTGCGAGGTGTCCGTCAGTCCCGAGGGGGTCATCAAGCAGCGCCGCCTCCCGGACCAGTTCTCCAAGCTGGCGGACAGGATTCAGCTCAATGGACG CTATTATCTGAAAAACAACATGGAAACAGAAACCTTATGCTCAGATGAGGATGCTCAAGAGCTACTCCGAGAGAGCcagatttccctgctgcagctgagcaCCATCGAGGTGGCCACGCAGCTTTCCATGCGCGACTTTGAGTTGTTCCGCAACATCGAGCCCACGGAGTACATCGACGACCTTTACAAGCTGGACTCCAAAACAGGCAACGCTCACCTGAAACAGTTTGAGGATGTCATAAATCAAGAGACCTTCTGGGTTGCCATGGAAATTTTAGCAGAACCCAACCAGCTCAAAAGAATGAAGATTATTAAGCATTTCATTAAAATTGCTCTCCACTGTCGAGAATGCAAGAACTTCAATTCCATGTTTGCGGTGATAAG TGGGTTAAATCTTGCACCAGTAGCTCGTCTCAGAGGCACTTGGGAAAAGTTACCCAGCAAGTATGAAAAGCACCTCAGAGACCTTCAAGATCTTTTTGATCCATCTCGAAACATGGCAAAATATCGCAACATCCTCAGCAGCCAGAGCATGCAGCCTCCAATTATCCCACTTTTTCCTGTTGTCAAGAAAGATATCACATTTCTGCATGAAG GCAATGATTCTAAAGTGGATGGCCTGGTAAATTTTGAGAAGCTGCGGATGATCGCCAAGGAAATCCGCCAAGTTGTCCGGATGACCTCTGCAAACATGGATCCAGCTGTGATGTTCAGACAAAG gaagaagaggtggagaAGTTTGGG GTCTCTGAGCCAGGGCAGCATGAACTCCAACATGCTGGACGTGCAGGGAGGGGCTCACAAGAAGCGCGCGCGCCGCAGCTCGCTCCTCAACGCCAAGAAGCTCTACGAGGATGCCCAGATGGCCAGGAAGGTGAAGCAGTACCTGTCCAACCTCAGCGTGGAGACGGATGAAGAGAAGATCCAGATATTGTCACTTCAGTGTGAGCCTGCATACAGCACTT TGACAAAGAATTTAAGTGAGAGAAGAGGAGGGAAATCCTCAGAAATGTCTCCAGTGCCCATGAGATCAATTGGCCAAACCACAAAAGCCCATCAGCATCAGCAAAACCGAATGAGTCAAGTTCTTCAGGTCCCAACTGTGAATCTGTACCCCAGCAGGAAAAAGGGACTGACAAAGGATCATGTCACATTCA GTACAGGCTCTCCACAGAAGTCATTAAGCTTGTCTGAGGAAGTAAGTAGTAGTAAGAAACAAACAGATGACACTATGTCCATGGCATCTTCGTTGCACTCCAGCCCACCTGCTTCTCCTCAGGGCTCCCCACGCAAAG TTGGCAACATCCAAAGGTCGGATAACTGCAGTCAGATGAATCTCTCTGGCTCTTCCTCATCACTGGCCAGTGAAACCAGCAACAAGAACAGTGGACAGCGCAGCTATGGAATAG GCTATGCCCTCATACCTTCCACTAAATCCGACAACTTCTCAGACTCCAGCCACAGTGAGATCTCATCGCGCTCCAGCATCGTGAGCAACTGCTCGGTGGACTCCATGTCAGCAGCGCTGCAGGACGAGAGGGCTTTGTCCCAGTCCCTGCTCGTGGTGGATTCAGGCGGGGCAGAGAGGAAGGAGCATCCTCAGGCACTGACAGATtatggccagccctgcccagg CTGGACCATCACTAGGCCTGCTCTGATCAGAGGGATGGCATTCACATCTTCCATGAGCAGCGAGGAGATCTCCCACGAGCACATCACGGTAGAGGCAGCAGACAGCGGCCGGGGCAGCTGGACTTCATGCTCAAGTAGCTCTCATGACAATTTCCAGAATATCCCAAACCAGAAGAGCTGGGATCTCCTCAGTTCTTACCGCCACACCCAGCTGGACGGACCTATAGCTGAAGTGGATGCCGCAAACTATCACTCTGAGGAGGGTTATTTGTATTCCGAAGCCTTTTCCAAAGCCAACAGGCAGTCGAAAGCCAGCGTGGAGCTGGACCAGTCTCGGCAGAGCTGGGCATCCTCCAGCTCCCTGTCAGACACTTACGAGACAAACTATGGGACAATTAAGCGGAGGGGGCTGGAGAACTCCTCGGCAGAGCAGACAGAGGCTTTGGACTCTAAAGCAGGCGCTGATACAACTTACAAAACTGTTACTTCGAGCACAGAAAAAGGCCTGATAG TGTACTGTGTCACCTCACCTAAGAAGGACGATAGGTATAGGGAGCCACCGCCCACCCCTCCGGGATACATGGGGATTTCTTTAGCGGACATTAAAGAAGGATCGCCCCACCACCCACACCTCAAACCTCCAGACTATAGTGTGGCAGTGCAGAGGTCAAAGATGCTGCACAGTGACCTGTCTAGACTGCCCCCCGACGCGGCGGCCTGTGTCTCCTCGAGGATGCCTCAGTGGCACGGCCGGCAGCCGTCCAGCCCCAGGCTAGCAGAGCTGCCTGACGCAGATAGTGAAGAGGATG AAGATGAACAAGTATCAGCAGTTTAA
- the RAPGEF6 gene encoding rap guanine nucleotide exchange factor 6 isoform X1 produces MSAPVEPRIKQALRKKPAERTPEDLNTIYSFLHGLDILSHFREHQLRIMSSSARYERYKGNQVLFCSETIARCWYILLSGSVLMKDSMFLPPCSFGKQSGGKRGCECIILEPSEMIVVENSKDNEESMLQREVPLRQSRRRYRRINQRGERQTITDNVDSSSYLSLPADLTKMHLTDNPHPQVTHVPSSQSGCSIASDSGSSSLSDIYQATESEMGDVDLTGLPEAPVDSEDEEEEEDEDIDRTSDPLLGRDVVRECLEKEPADKTDDDIEQLLEFMHQLPAFANMTMSVRRELCSVMIFEVVEQAGAIILEDGQELDSWYVILNGTVEITYPDGKSESLCMGNSFGITPSLDKQYMNGVVRTKVDDCQFVCIAQQDYWRILNHVEKNTHKVEEEGEIVMVKEHRELDRSGTRKGHIVIKATPERLIMHLIEEHSIVDPTYIEDFLLTYRTFLTSPLEVGNKLLEWFTVDSLRDKVTRVVLLWVNNHFNDFEGDPAMTRFLEEFEKNLEDTKMKGHLRLLNIACAAKAKWRQITLQKPSRDSPLFFSLLGGSDKGFGIFVETVEIGSKAAEAGLKRGDQIMEVNGQNFENITFVKALEILKNNTHLSITVKTNIFVFKELLCRIGQEKNGIPHIPKIAEKKNNRYSIPDMPGDVEQMFPREKGNKKMKANTVSGGRNRIRKILDKTRFSILPPKLFSDGSVSQSQDDSIVGTRQCRHSLAIMPIPGTLSSSSPDLLQPTTSILDFSNPSAVGFYYIPDQVIRVFKADQQSCYIIISKDTTAKEVVSHAVHEFNLTGAPETYSLCEVSVSPEGVIKQRRLPDQFSKLADRIQLNGRYYLKNNMETETLCSDEDAQELLRESQISLLQLSTIEVATQLSMRDFELFRNIEPTEYIDDLYKLDSKTGNAHLKQFEDVINQETFWVAMEILAEPNQLKRMKIIKHFIKIALHCRECKNFNSMFAVISGLNLAPVARLRGTWEKLPSKYEKHLRDLQDLFDPSRNMAKYRNILSSQSMQPPIIPLFPVVKKDITFLHEGNDSKVDGLVNFEKLRMIAKEIRQVVRMTSANMDPAVMFRQRKKRWRSLGSLSQGSMNSNMLDVQGGAHKKRARRSSLLNAKKLYEDAQMARKVKQYLSNLSVETDEEKIQILSLQCEPAYSTLTKNLSERRGGKSSEMSPVPMRSIGQTTKAHQHQQNRMSQVLQVPTVNLYPSRKKGLTKDHVTFSTGSPQKSLSLSEEVSSSKKQTDDTMSMASSLHSSPPASPQGSPRKVGNIQRSDNCSQMNLSGSSSSLASETSNKNSGQRSYGIGYALIPSTKSDNFSDSSHSEISSRSSIVSNCSVDSMSAALQDERALSQSLLVVDSGGAERKEHPQALTDYGQPCPGWTITRPALIRGMAFTSSMSSEEISHEHITVEAADSGRGSWTSCSSSSHDNFQNIPNQKSWDLLSSYRHTQLDGPIAEVDAANYHSEEGYLYSEAFSKANRQSKASVELDQSRQSWASSSSLSDTYETNYGTIKRRGLENSSAEQTEALDSKAGADTTYKTVTSSTEKGLIVYCVTSPKKDDRYREPPPTPPGYMGISLADIKEGSPHHPHLKPPDYSVAVQRSKMLHSDLSRLPPDAAACVSSRMPQWHGRQPSSPRLAELPDADSEEDEDEQVSAV; encoded by the exons CTTCCAGCTGACCTTACCAAGATGCACCTGACGGACAATCCCCATCCCCAGGTGACGCACGTCCCCTCCAGCCAGTCCGGCTGCAGCATTGCCAGcgactctgggagcagcagcctctCGGATATCTATCAG GCTACAGAAAGTGAGATGGGAGATGTTGATTTAACGGGTCTTCCGGAAGCTCCTGTAGACTCtgaagatgaagaagaggaggaggatgaagacaTTGACAGAACTTCTGATCCACTTCTGGGGCGAGATGTTGTCCGAGAGTGCCTTGAGAAGGAGCCTGCAGATAAAACTGATGATGACATTG AGCAATTGTTGGAATTCATGCATCAACTCCCTGCCTTTGCCAACATGACCATGTCTGTGAGGAGAGAGCTGTGCTCAGTGATGATATTTGAAGTCGTGGAGCAAGCAGGAGCCATCATACTTGAGGATGGCCAGGAA ctTGATTCTTGGTATGTTATTTTAAATGGCACAGTAGAAATCACCTATCCTGATGGGAAGAGTGAGAGTCTCTGTATGGGAAATAGTTTTGGGATTACTCCCTCACTGGACAAACAGTACATGAATGGAGTGGTCAGAACCAAAGTAGATGATTGTCAG TTTGTGTGTATAGCCCAGCAAGACTACTGGAGGATTCTGAACCATGTAGAAAAAAACACTCACAAAGTGGAGGAAGAAGGAGAAATTGTGATGGTAaaggagcacagggagctggaTCGCAGTGGAACCAGGAAAGGACACATAGTTATCAAG GCAACACCCGAGAGACTCATCATGCACTTAATAGAGGAACATTCTATTGTGGATCCAACCTACATCGAAGATTTTCTTTTAACATACAGAACATTTCTAACAAGTCCCTTGGAAGTTGGAAATAAACTCTTGGAATGGTTCACAGTGGACAGCCTCAGGGATAAG GTTACCAGGGTAGTGttactgtgggtgaacaatcatTTTAATGACTTTGAAGGAGATCCTGCCATGACTCGATTCCTGGAAGAATTTGAAAAGAACTTGGAAGATACG AAAATGAAAGGCCATCTCAGATTGCTGAATATTGCCTGTGCTGCCAAAGCAAAATGGAGACAAATCACCCTGCAAAAACCTTCCAGAGATTCTCCCCTGTTTTTCAGCCTTCTTGGAGGCAGTGACAAAGGGTTTGGCATTTTTGTAGAGACTGTGGAGATAGGCAGCAAAGCAGCAGAAGCTGGACTTAAGCGTGGTGATCAG aTAATGGAAGTAAATGGACAGAATTTTGAGAACATTACCTTTGTAAAAGCTCTGGAAATCTTAAAGAATAACACACATCTCTCCATTACTGTAAAAACAAACATTTTTG TGTttaaggagctgctctgcaggataGGACAGGAGAAGAATGGAATCCCACATATTCCAAAAAttgcagaaaagaaaaacaaccgtTACTCTATCCCAGATATGCCTGGAGATGTGGAACAGATGTTTCCCcgtgaaaaaggaaacaagaaaatgaaagcaaacaCTGTGTCTGGTGGGAGAAACAGAATCAGGAAAATTTTAGACAAGACCCGTTTCAGCATCTTGCCTCCAAAACTGTTCAG CGACGGCAGCGTGAGCCAGTCTCAGGACGACAGCATCGTGGGGACGCGGCAGTGCCGCCACAGCCTGGCCATcatgcccatccctggcaccctttCCTCCAGCAGCCCTGACCTGCTGCAGCCCACAACCAGCATTCTGGATTTCTCTAACCCTTCAG CTGTTGGCTTTTACT ATATTCCAGATCAAGTGATCCGAGTCTTCAAAGCAGATCAGCAGAGCTGTTACATCATCATCAGCAAAGACACTACAGCAAAGGAGGTGGTGAGTCATGCTGTCCACGAGTTCAACCTGACAGGAGCCCCTGAGACCTATTCCCTGTGCGAGGTGTCCGTCAGTCCCGAGGGGGTCATCAAGCAGCGCCGCCTCCCGGACCAGTTCTCCAAGCTGGCGGACAGGATTCAGCTCAATGGACG CTATTATCTGAAAAACAACATGGAAACAGAAACCTTATGCTCAGATGAGGATGCTCAAGAGCTACTCCGAGAGAGCcagatttccctgctgcagctgagcaCCATCGAGGTGGCCACGCAGCTTTCCATGCGCGACTTTGAGTTGTTCCGCAACATCGAGCCCACGGAGTACATCGACGACCTTTACAAGCTGGACTCCAAAACAGGCAACGCTCACCTGAAACAGTTTGAGGATGTCATAAATCAAGAGACCTTCTGGGTTGCCATGGAAATTTTAGCAGAACCCAACCAGCTCAAAAGAATGAAGATTATTAAGCATTTCATTAAAATTGCTCTCCACTGTCGAGAATGCAAGAACTTCAATTCCATGTTTGCGGTGATAAG TGGGTTAAATCTTGCACCAGTAGCTCGTCTCAGAGGCACTTGGGAAAAGTTACCCAGCAAGTATGAAAAGCACCTCAGAGACCTTCAAGATCTTTTTGATCCATCTCGAAACATGGCAAAATATCGCAACATCCTCAGCAGCCAGAGCATGCAGCCTCCAATTATCCCACTTTTTCCTGTTGTCAAGAAAGATATCACATTTCTGCATGAAG GCAATGATTCTAAAGTGGATGGCCTGGTAAATTTTGAGAAGCTGCGGATGATCGCCAAGGAAATCCGCCAAGTTGTCCGGATGACCTCTGCAAACATGGATCCAGCTGTGATGTTCAGACAAAG gaagaagaggtggagaAGTTTGGG GTCTCTGAGCCAGGGCAGCATGAACTCCAACATGCTGGACGTGCAGGGAGGGGCTCACAAGAAGCGCGCGCGCCGCAGCTCGCTCCTCAACGCCAAGAAGCTCTACGAGGATGCCCAGATGGCCAGGAAGGTGAAGCAGTACCTGTCCAACCTCAGCGTGGAGACGGATGAAGAGAAGATCCAGATATTGTCACTTCAGTGTGAGCCTGCATACAGCACTT TGACAAAGAATTTAAGTGAGAGAAGAGGAGGGAAATCCTCAGAAATGTCTCCAGTGCCCATGAGATCAATTGGCCAAACCACAAAAGCCCATCAGCATCAGCAAAACCGAATGAGTCAAGTTCTTCAGGTCCCAACTGTGAATCTGTACCCCAGCAGGAAAAAGGGACTGACAAAGGATCATGTCACATTCA GTACAGGCTCTCCACAGAAGTCATTAAGCTTGTCTGAGGAAGTAAGTAGTAGTAAGAAACAAACAGATGACACTATGTCCATGGCATCTTCGTTGCACTCCAGCCCACCTGCTTCTCCTCAGGGCTCCCCACGCAAAG TTGGCAACATCCAAAGGTCGGATAACTGCAGTCAGATGAATCTCTCTGGCTCTTCCTCATCACTGGCCAGTGAAACCAGCAACAAGAACAGTGGACAGCGCAGCTATGGAATAG GCTATGCCCTCATACCTTCCACTAAATCCGACAACTTCTCAGACTCCAGCCACAGTGAGATCTCATCGCGCTCCAGCATCGTGAGCAACTGCTCGGTGGACTCCATGTCAGCAGCGCTGCAGGACGAGAGGGCTTTGTCCCAGTCCCTGCTCGTGGTGGATTCAGGCGGGGCAGAGAGGAAGGAGCATCCTCAGGCACTGACAGATtatggccagccctgcccagg CTGGACCATCACTAGGCCTGCTCTGATCAGAGGGATGGCATTCACATCTTCCATGAGCAGCGAGGAGATCTCCCACGAGCACATCACGGTAGAGGCAGCAGACAGCGGCCGGGGCAGCTGGACTTCATGCTCAAGTAGCTCTCATGACAATTTCCAGAATATCCCAAACCAGAAGAGCTGGGATCTCCTCAGTTCTTACCGCCACACCCAGCTGGACGGACCTATAGCTGAAGTGGATGCCGCAAACTATCACTCTGAGGAGGGTTATTTGTATTCCGAAGCCTTTTCCAAAGCCAACAGGCAGTCGAAAGCCAGCGTGGAGCTGGACCAGTCTCGGCAGAGCTGGGCATCCTCCAGCTCCCTGTCAGACACTTACGAGACAAACTATGGGACAATTAAGCGGAGGGGGCTGGAGAACTCCTCGGCAGAGCAGACAGAGGCTTTGGACTCTAAAGCAGGCGCTGATACAACTTACAAAACTGTTACTTCGAGCACAGAAAAAGGCCTGATAG TGTACTGTGTCACCTCACCTAAGAAGGACGATAGGTATAGGGAGCCACCGCCCACCCCTCCGGGATACATGGGGATTTCTTTAGCGGACATTAAAGAAGGATCGCCCCACCACCCACACCTCAAACCTCCAGACTATAGTGTGGCAGTGCAGAGGTCAAAGATGCTGCACAGTGACCTGTCTAGACTGCCCCCCGACGCGGCGGCCTGTGTCTCCTCGAGGATGCCTCAGTGGCACGGCCGGCAGCCGTCCAGCCCCAGGCTAGCAGAGCTGCCTGACGCAGATAGTGAAGAGGATG AAGATGAACAAGTATCAGCAGTTTAA